The stretch of DNA GGGCGCACGCTGCAAGAGGTAGCCTATTTTGTATCTAATAAACTGGCCACCATTGAAAATGTAATCAGCACCTGTACTCATTTTGTACTCAAAACCTACAAGTACCACGGGACTATCCTGGATGACGCCGAGGAAGACAGAAGGCTGGTGGTAACTCCATGACCGTAACCACTGACTGGCGCAGAAAGCTTAACCCGGTGGTCCGGGATATTCCGCCTTCCGGGATCAGGCGTTTTTTTGACCTGGTTAGCGAAATGAAGGGTGTTATTTCGCTTGGCGTGGGGGAACCGGACTTTGTCACCCCCTGGCATATCCGTGAGTCCTGTGTCTATTCTCTGGAGAAAGGCTACACGCACTATACTTCCAACCATGGTCTGCTGGAGCTGAGGGAGGAAATTGTCCGGGACATGGAGGGAAACTATAAAGTTTCCTATAACCCCTTAAATGAAATCTTGATTACCGTCGGGGTGAGCGAAGCGCTGGACCTGGCCATGCGCGCCCTCCTGTGTCCCGGTGACGAAATCCTGATCCCGGAACCATCTTACGTCTCCTACGCGCCCTGCGCCACTTTGTCCGGCGCCCGCCCGGTATACCTCAAGACCTCGGTTGAGAACGGTTTCCAGGTAACTCCGGAAATGGTGGAAAAGGCAATTACTCCTGCGACTAAGGTGTTGCTCCTGTGTTATCCCAACAATCCTACCGGGGCCACCATTGGCCGGGGGCAGCTTCTGGAAATTATGGAGGTTGTCAAGCAGCACGACCTGATCGTGATCTCTGATGAGATTTACGATAAATTGACCTACACCGGCAAACACACCTGTATACCTTCCCTGCCCGGTATGCGCGAGAGGACCATTTTGCTGAACGGTTTTTCCAAATCCTACGCCATGACCGGGTGGCGGGTGGGGTACGCGGCTGGAAATCCTGATTTTATTGAGGCGATGAAAAAAATCCACCAGTACACCGCGCTTTGCGCCCCCATCACGGGCCAGTCCGCGGCGCTGGAAGCTTTGAAAAACGGCCGGTCCCAGATGAACAATATGGTTGAGCATTACAACCGGCGCCGGCGTCTGGCTCTGCAGGCCTTTGAGGAAATGGGCCTGCCCTGTTTTGAGCCGGGCGGAGCCTTTTACGCCTTCCCTGATATCACGGGTACGGGCCTTACTTCCGAGGAATTTGCTGGAGAGCTTTTAAAAGAAGCCAAAGTGGCTGTTGTCCCCGGCAATGCTTTTGGGGAACAGGGCGAAGGGTTTGTGCGTTGTGCTTACGCAACTTCAGTGGAGGAACTCAGCGAGGCTTTCCAGCGCATGCGCCGGTTTGTCAGGCGCCGGCTGGGCCGGGGAAAAGTTTTAACAGGGTCGTTCGGGAAGCCGGAACCACTGAAAGAAGGAATTTTTCAGACGTTATAGAATTTAAAATCATGAACCTTTGCGCGTTATAGCCGGCCTCACCAACGGGGGACGGCTATTGCCATAAGTTATGCCCAATTTTTAGCCTAAGCATAGTAAAAAATATTCTTCCATCTTGCTCAGTCATGTTGTGGTTGTCACGACGCAGCCTTTGCTGGTCAGTAGTGGGCCGGATTCTATTATATTTAGAGGAAGTGTCTTAAAATGATTTGGAACCCTCGCTTTGAGTGCATGGACAGGGAAGAAATGCGCGCCCTGCAGTTGGCTCGGTTAAGAGAGACGTTGGCGCGGGTATATGACCGGGTGCCATTTTACCGTGAATCTTTTGACCGGGCCGGGGTGAAGCCCGCTGACCTGGAAACGCTGGAAGACATACGAAAGTTTCCCTTTACTGTTAAAACCGACCTGAGAGACCACTACCCGTACGGACTGTTTGCCGTACTTATGAAAGAGGTGGTGCGCCTGCACGCCTCGTCGGGCACTACCGGCAAGCCGATCGTGGTGGGCTACACCAAAAATGATCTGGAGACCTGGGCCGAGTGTATTGCCAGGATAGTGACCATGGCCGGTGTTACGGCCAGTGACGTAGCCCAGGTGACTTTTGGCTACGGCCTTTTCACCGGAGCCTTCGGGCTGCATTACGGTCTGGAAAAGGTGGGCGCCACAGTAGTGCCGTCCTCTTCCGGCAACTCGGAAAAAACGATTATGTTAATGAAGGATTTCGGCGCCACCGCCCTCATTGGCACGCCGTCCTACTGCCTGCATCTGGCCGAGGTAGCGATGGAAATGGGTATAGACCCGGTGAGCCTGCCTTTGCGCGTGGGACTTTTCGGTTCAGAGGCCTGGAGCGAGAAAATGCGCGGCGAACTGGAACGTGCCTGGGGTATCAAAGCCACCGACAATTACGGTCTAAGTGAACTTATGGGCCCGGGTGTTTCAGGCGACTGCGAGCGCTTCAGCGGCATGCATATTGCCGAGGACCATTTCCTGGTAGAGATTATCGACCCCGGGACAGGGGATCCCCTTGACTACGGGCAAAAAGGTGAGGTGGTAATCACCACTCTGACCAAGGAAGCTATCCCCATGGTGCGCTACCGTACCCGCGATATATCAGTCTTAAACCCGGCGCCGTGTGACTGTGGCAGGACCACGGTCAGAATGCGCAAGGTAACCGGCCGCACCGACGACATGCTCATTATTTCCGGGGTAAACGTATTTCCCTCGCAGATTGAAAGTGTGTTGATGGGTGTTGAAGGGATTGCGCCCCATTACCAGATCATTGTCGGCAAAAAGGGGCTACTGGATTATCTGGAAGTGCAGGTGGAGCTTACCCCCGAAAAATTCACCGGCAATTTCCGTGACCTGGAGGAACTGGAGGATAAACTACGCAGAAAGCTTTACAGTGTCCTTTCCCTGTCGGCTAAAGTCAGGCTGCTGGAGCCCAAATCACTTGAGCGGAGCACGGGCAAGGCCAAACGGGTTATTGACAACCGCCCCAAGAACGGTTTATAAACTAAGAAGAACATGTATTCATAAGCATGGTTCCCGATATAAGTGCGAATTCATTCGTACATGGCCTCAGGGGAATGCAGTATGAATTTTAAACTGTTAAGCAGTTTTTGTGCGATTGAAAATCGTACCACATGAAAACCAGCTAATAAAGTCCCAATGTGCATATTTTATTGGGAGTTTGCGTTCATTCGCATGTTGCGAGTGGAAATCGCACCTGCATTAAAGCGTTCCAGAATATTAAAAGCTGCCGGTCGGAGTGGAAAAACGGTTTCGCACCGGGCTTTTTTTATACGGATTATGACAACGGAGGGAATGTAATGAAGGAACTGCTGTCCGGCAACGCCGCCATTGCCAGGGGTGCTTATGAGTTTGGCGTGACGGTGGCTGCCGCTTACCCGGGTACCCCAAGCACGGAAATTTTGGAAAACCTGGTTTTATACCCGGGAGTTTACGCGGAGTGGGCGCCCAATGAAAAAGTGGCCATGGAAGTAGGTATCGGCGCTTCCCTGGGCGGGGCGCGCGCCCTGGTAGCCATGAAGCACGTGGGAGTCAACGTGGCCGCCGATCCCCTTATGACCTTTTCCTATACCGGGGTCAACGCAGGCTTTGTCCTGGTTTCAACTGATGACCCGGGTATGCACAGCTCACAGAACGAACAGGACAACCGCCATTACGCCCGCTTTGCCAAGATGCCCCTTCTGGAGCCAAGCGACAGCCAGGAGGCAAAGGACATGGTGGGATTGGCTCTTGACCTCAGTGAACGCTTTGATACCCCGGTGATGCTCAGGACTACAACCAGGGTGTCGCACTCACAGAGCCTGGTGGAAATTCAGGAACCGCAGCCGCGCAAGCTTAAAAACTACCTCAAGGACATCAAAAAGAACCTGATGCTGCCAACTTATGCCCGCCCGCGCCGTGTCGCGCTGGAAAAAAGTCTTACCGGTTTGAAAGAATACTCGGAAGAGAGTCCGGTGAACCGCATTGAGTGGCGGGACCGCTCCCTCGGCGTAATAACCAGCGGGATCAGCTATCAGTATGTGCGCGATGTGCTGCCCAACGCCTCGGTGTTAAAGCTGGGCTTTACCAACCCGCTCCCTGAGCAATTGATCCGCAGTTTTGCCGCAGGTGTACAAAAGTTGATCGTGGTGGAAGAGCTGGAGCCCTTTATCGAGGAACAGGTCAGGGCGATGGGTCTTGCGCTTGCCGCCGAAGGCTTTATCCCCTACACCGGGGAACTTGACCCCGGCATACTTGCCGCAGCGCTGATCAATGCGGGAATTATCACCTCCAGAGAAGGTATAGCACAGAACGGGTACAACCTTGAGGAGGCGCCGCCGGTTCCCGCGCGGCCGCCGGTTTTGTGCCCGGGTTGCTCGCACCGGGGGGTTTTCTACGCCCTGCGCCGGCTGAAACTTAACGTCAGCGGTGATATAGGCTGCTATACCCTGGGCGGGCTGCCCCCCCTGGAGGCTATGGACAGCAACATCTGCATGGGCGCCAGTATCGGCGTGG from Pelotomaculum schinkii encodes:
- a CDS encoding phenylacetate--CoA ligase family protein — its product is MIWNPRFECMDREEMRALQLARLRETLARVYDRVPFYRESFDRAGVKPADLETLEDIRKFPFTVKTDLRDHYPYGLFAVLMKEVVRLHASSGTTGKPIVVGYTKNDLETWAECIARIVTMAGVTASDVAQVTFGYGLFTGAFGLHYGLEKVGATVVPSSSGNSEKTIMLMKDFGATALIGTPSYCLHLAEVAMEMGIDPVSLPLRVGLFGSEAWSEKMRGELERAWGIKATDNYGLSELMGPGVSGDCERFSGMHIAEDHFLVEIIDPGTGDPLDYGQKGEVVITTLTKEAIPMVRYRTRDISVLNPAPCDCGRTTVRMRKVTGRTDDMLIISGVNVFPSQIESVLMGVEGIAPHYQIIVGKKGLLDYLEVQVELTPEKFTGNFRDLEELEDKLRRKLYSVLSLSAKVRLLEPKSLERSTGKAKRVIDNRPKNGL
- the iorA gene encoding indolepyruvate ferredoxin oxidoreductase subunit alpha, with the translated sequence MKELLSGNAAIARGAYEFGVTVAAAYPGTPSTEILENLVLYPGVYAEWAPNEKVAMEVGIGASLGGARALVAMKHVGVNVAADPLMTFSYTGVNAGFVLVSTDDPGMHSSQNEQDNRHYARFAKMPLLEPSDSQEAKDMVGLALDLSERFDTPVMLRTTTRVSHSQSLVEIQEPQPRKLKNYLKDIKKNLMLPTYARPRRVALEKSLTGLKEYSEESPVNRIEWRDRSLGVITSGISYQYVRDVLPNASVLKLGFTNPLPEQLIRSFAAGVQKLIVVEELEPFIEEQVRAMGLALAAEGFIPYTGELDPGILAAALINAGIITSREGIAQNGYNLEEAPPVPARPPVLCPGCSHRGVFYALRRLKLNVSGDIGCYTLGGLPPLEAMDSNICMGASIGVAHGIGKANPALDARTVAVIGDSTFLHSGITGLLDVVYNKGHATVIILDNRTTAMTGHQHHPGTGRTLAGEQAPAVNMEALVRVLGVNRVRVIDPLNLAETEAAIAEELAASEPSVIIADKPCALLTKATRPAVRVQAEKCTGCRICTRIGCPAISIKDKRALVDAAVCTGCNLCLQVCREGALVKGEEKHA
- a CDS encoding aminotransferase class I/II-fold pyridoxal phosphate-dependent enzyme — its product is MTVTTDWRRKLNPVVRDIPPSGIRRFFDLVSEMKGVISLGVGEPDFVTPWHIRESCVYSLEKGYTHYTSNHGLLELREEIVRDMEGNYKVSYNPLNEILITVGVSEALDLAMRALLCPGDEILIPEPSYVSYAPCATLSGARPVYLKTSVENGFQVTPEMVEKAITPATKVLLLCYPNNPTGATIGRGQLLEIMEVVKQHDLIVISDEIYDKLTYTGKHTCIPSLPGMRERTILLNGFSKSYAMTGWRVGYAAGNPDFIEAMKKIHQYTALCAPITGQSAALEALKNGRSQMNNMVEHYNRRRRLALQAFEEMGLPCFEPGGAFYAFPDITGTGLTSEEFAGELLKEAKVAVVPGNAFGEQGEGFVRCAYATSVEELSEAFQRMRRFVRRRLGRGKVLTGSFGKPEPLKEGIFQTL